CGACGTGATTCTCGTCATTGATCTAGCAACGCATGCCATCGTCAAGAGAATTGCTGTGCCCGGCGGTGGCGAGGGACAGCTCGCGGTGTCACCTGACGAAAAGGCAGTCTATTTTGCTAGCAATCGTCTGAATCAGTTCTACATCATCGATAGTGCGACATATACGTTCACGATTGTTGCATATCCAACCGGTGGCAGGGGCTGTATGTCGCTGCTAAGGCATCCTGTACGCCCCCTCCTTTATGTCGGCATCCAGCGGGGCGGGCATATCGAAGGAAGAGGGTATCCACACGCCAACTGTTATTTGGCCATTTACGATCTCAGTCAGAACGCATACGTCGGGAATTCGCAGCTTGCCGAGATTATTGATGGCAGAGCCGACGATGCTACCCCTGCGTGTCTCACCTATGATGATCGTTACAATCGCCTCTATGCCGGCATGTTTCAGTCCATGCGAGGTATCTGCGTACTGGAGGCCGACTCCGGTGAGCTGATTCAAGACATTCGCTTTGCACGGAGTCCTTGGAATAATTCGTTTCGGTGGGCAGACCCTTTGTCACAGGCCCTCACGGGTCACTCGCTCCTGTCGGTAAACAGAAATAATCGCGAACTTGTAGCGCTGGATCGGACCTCGCTGCAAGTAAAGAAAAGCCTATTCTTAGGTGATGCGCCAAATGGCCCGAGGGCCGTTTTAGTATGGAGAGAGCACGCGGTGGTCAGCTATCCAGGGAGAAATGGACTGATCTTCATCCCACTCGAAGCATTAGCCTGAAGAGGTGTTTGTTGGTTGTTCGCCAGTGGTTTCTCAATTAGATGTATGTCCCGGCGTAGGGCCGCGCGCCGCAACTCGTGCCGAGTTGCGGTCGTCAGGCTTTGATCCCTTGACTTCCTATCAAGTGGGCGCGGGGCATTCAAATATCTTCAGCGCGCCCGCGAATCCAGTCGTGGTCGGGGACGACCAGTGACCCAACAATGCCGGTTGTCCGTCGCGCCAAAACTTGTTCGTGCTGCGAAATTGAAAGGGCGAGCATTTGGATCGCTGACCTGGCAACACGTAGAGCGCGCAGTGCTTCCTGCATAAACAGCTCCCGTTGGTGACGTTCGATTTCAGGTGCCTGTCTGCTGTGTGCTGGGTCCCCAAAATCATGCAGCACCACGAATCGGTGAGTGCCCGCATTGCGGAGGTCCTTTTGAGAACGCAGAATGCCCGCGCTGCTGTCGTAATCTTCGGCAAGCTCCACGAGGCCATAGAGCGCACTGACACCCCCACGAATCGTCTTTTCAACCTTCTCGGCGAGGGGGCGCACGCCAGTCACTTTGTCGAGGTCCCGGCGCCATAGCTTGCCGAAATAGATCTTATTTGGTGGTTGTCCAAGCTCGAAATAATGGTTCGCCGTTACGGCGATCTTGTCGAGCAGATCAAGGGCTGTCCGATGCGCCAAGATAAGCGCAGATGCATCCGGGCCATAGGTCGCATAATCTAGGGTATCGCCAAATCGCCCCGTCGCTGGCCATGCGCTCTCATCGAGCGCTCGCCATGCAAGATCACGAGCGAGAATGAAGTCGCTCTTGAGCACATTGAACATAGCGAATACGGGCGGCGGCATTGCGATCGCACCCGCTTCACGCTCCCGAATCCCAGGGAGCATGAGCCAGTCCAGCTTGCCTAGGGTGGCGTCGATGAGTTCGACGGCTGGTGCAAGCGTCAGGCGCTCGTGCTCGACCCATTCAATGAATGGATCTGTGTGAGGTGATCGCGGTAGCGGATCTTCCAATTCGCTGGCGAAGGCAGCGATCTGCTCTGCGGCCTGCGTACCAGCGTATTGGATAACGCGATCCTGATGCCGATGTGCAATCTTGGCCAACATGATTGCTTCGACGCGGGTGAGTTCTGAACAGCCACCTTGCTCATAAAGCCAGAGGGATTACGCTGACTTCAGCGGCCTGTTGCGTGCCCTGCCGGGTGTGCTGGCCAAAGCGGGCAGCACTCCAGAGGTTTTCGAAAAGACCTTCATGCAGAACTTGGTCGAGTTTGTCACCAGGCAGGTGCCCAATCGCTTCGTCATCCGCTATCGCGGCAAAGAGCTGAAGCACCACTCGCTCGGGCAGCGCGCTTCCGCGCTGCTGCTGTACGTGCTCAGCCAGCGACAGAACGACGTGATCATCATCGACCAGCCGGAAGACGATCTGGACAACCAGACCATCTACGACGATGTGATCAAGCTGTTGCGCGAGATGAGGCCGCATGCCCAATTCATCTTCGCCACCCACAACGCCAATTTCCCGGTGCTGGGTGATGCGGAGCAAGTGCACGCTTGCCGCTATCAGGACGAGAAAGTTGCAGTGCAAAGCGGCAGCATCGACGCCCGCCCAATACAGGACGCCATCATCAACATCATGGAGGGAGGCCAGGAAGCCTTCAGTCGACGTAAAGAGGTTTACAACCTATGGAAACTCGACCTGCTTAGCCAGGGAGAAGACAGTCGCCATCAGTTCAAGGAAAACTTCACCAATGCCGATGCGCTGGCGGCGGAGATCGTCGCCTTCAGCAACACAGCAGGGGGGAAGTTTTTCATTGGCGTACAGAACGATGGCTCGGTACTGGGCTTGTCTGGCGTGGATATAGACCGCCTGAATCAGCTCATCTCAAACAGCGCATCGCAAAATGTGCGGCCTGCTGTGAACCCGCTCACCGAAAACGTGCCGCACCCGAATGGCACCGTGATGGTGGTCACCATTGCCGAAGGCGTCAGCAAACCCTACATGGATAAGAACGGCGCCATCTGGGTGAAGAACGGCTCGGACAAACGCCGCGCCACCTCGCGCGAAGAAATCCAGCGCCTGTTCCAGCAGGCGGGCTTGGTGCACGCCGACGAAACGCCCGTGGCGGGCTTGGGCGTGGGCGATGTGGACATGCCCTATTTCGAAGCCTTTTTCGAACAGCAGTTCGGCGAGCCGCTCGTCCAGCACAATCAGCCCCTGCCGCTGTTGCTGACCAATATGAATCTGATTAACCAGGGACAGCTCAACGTGGCTGGTAGCCTGCTGTTCGCTAGGGCACCGCAGTACGCGCTACCTGCTTTCATCGTCAAGGCGGTCGCATTCGTCGGCATTTTTCATGGCATCGAAGATGTGCGTATGTGCAAATCAATGATTTTTTTGAGCAAAATTTGACTATCAACAATGTGGGGGTGATTCGGCGTCTGGCAGAAGCCGAAATTCGGTAACCAGAAACGGGTAGAGATTACTCACGAGGACTTGTGGGCGCTGACCGATGCCATCGTGGAGCGCGGCGCGCCGGCAACCGCAGTGCCACCCTTAACCAGGTGCTGACGGTGATTGGCAAAAAACGCCAGCACCTGACCACGCTTTAGCTGCTTGCTCCATACCTTACGACCACGCTCATCCGCGCTGTGCCGTTGAAACACGTGCTCTTTGCCAGATCGATTCCAATGGCTGTAAGGTTCATAGCGGTCGCCCTTTCCGGTTGAAGTGGTTGTCACACCACTCTGGCACATGGATGCCGTTTCAGGAGGGGGCGACCATCCCATTAACCTACGTGTGCAACGGCTTCGTCCCAAAAATCTTGTCTCCCGCATCCCCTAGCCCCGGCAAGATGTAGCCATGCTCATTAAGCCGCTCATCAACCGATGCGGCGTAGATCTCGATGTCCGGATGACTTTCCTCAATGCGTTGGAGTCCTTCTG
The sequence above is a segment of the Dyella sp. M7H15-1 genome. Coding sequences within it:
- a CDS encoding restriction endonuclease; the protein is MTYPDWRAYQEAAAEVFRRLGCNAQVDYRAKGVRAAHDIDVYVTFVRSGILCTWVIECKLWTSRVPKEKVLALKSIIDDLGADRGIMISEAGFQPGAQDVARGTNITLVTSLEDFARTAIAAASEIPLALDGQDEGTAIYQFPERAEPQDLLLHGEFIVTANWAGRSISIVNPSSKTIVRTIDLDKYETISPQSGACEIQGHPPGSLAIADGRLFVGQVFSDVILVIDLATHAIVKRIAVPGGGEGQLAVSPDEKAVYFASNRLNQFYIIDSATYTFTIVAYPTGGRGCMSLLRHPVRPLLYVGIQRGGHIEGRGYPHANCYLAIYDLSQNAYVGNSQLAEIIDGRADDATPACLTYDDRYNRLYAGMFQSMRGICVLEADSGELIQDIRFARSPWNNSFRWADPLSQALTGHSLLSVNRNNRELVALDRTSLQVKKSLFLGDAPNGPRAVLVWREHAVVSYPGRNGLIFIPLEALA
- a CDS encoding LA2681 family HEPN domain-containing protein, whose product is MLAKIAHRHQDRVIQYAGTQAAEQIAAFASELEDPLPRSPHTDPFIEWVEHERLTLAPAVELIDATLGKLDWLMLPGIREREAGAIAMPPPVFAMFNVLKSDFILARDLAWRALDESAWPATGRFGDTLDYATYGPDASALILAHRTALDLLDKIAVTANHYFELGQPPNKIYFGKLWRRDLDKVTGVRPLAEKVEKTIRGGVSALYGLVELAEDYDSSAGILRSQKDLRNAGTHRFVVLHDFGDPAHSRQAPEIERHQRELFMQEALRALRVARSAIQMLALSISQHEQVLARRTTGIVGSLVVPDHDWIRGRAEDI
- a CDS encoding RNA-binding domain-containing protein; amino-acid sequence: MRALPGVLAKAGSTPEVFEKTFMQNLVEFVTRQVPNRFVIRYRGKELKHHSLGQRASALLLYVLSQRQNDVIIIDQPEDDLDNQTIYDDVIKLLREMRPHAQFIFATHNANFPVLGDAEQVHACRYQDEKVAVQSGSIDARPIQDAIINIMEGGQEAFSRRKEVYNLWKLDLLSQGEDSRHQFKENFTNADALAAEIVAFSNTAGGKFFIGVQNDGSVLGLSGVDIDRLNQLISNSASQNVRPAVNPLTENVPHPNGTVMVVTIAEGVSKPYMDKNGAIWVKNGSDKRRATSREEIQRLFQQAGLVHADETPVAGLGVGDVDMPYFEAFFEQQFGEPLVQHNQPLPLLLTNMNLINQGQLNVAGSLLFARAPQYALPAFIVKAVAFVGIFHGIEDVRMCKSMIFLSKI